The DNA window GAAATTAACCTAAGACTGAATGTAAAGCTGGAACTTATATAATTTCTAGGacaaaaggtaaaagaaaagaggtatgcagtttttattcattatttcattgcactggggattgaactcacggCCTCTTggatgctagacaagcactctaccactgagctatgtccctacACCTGccctaaattttaattttgaggtagggtcttgaTAAGTTGtccagctgaccttgaactcacattgCAGCTCAGCTTTGTCCTTGAATTATCAATTTTCCTTTGTCTGCCTAGGAAAGGACATCttaaagaaaacaccaaaacatgatcaaaaggaaaagaacagacagTTTGGACCTCATTCATATTAAGTTGTTTTGTAGTCAGGACAATTGAGAGCACAAGGAGACAAttcacaggctggagagagtATATCTGCATGAAAATTTAGCAAAGCACTTGGATTTAAAATTTATGGAAGCTTTCAAACTttggaaataataaaacagaaaacccagtTTTAAAATTGGGGGAAAGGTCATAAAACACTTTATTAAAGAAATTCAAATGtgagcagaaaatgaaaaaatcctGGACACTATTATTCATAgtgaaatggaaatcaaaagtACAGTGCTGCATCAGTACACGTCTATCCGTGTGGCAGACGGACTGTTGCATCAGTACACGTCTATCTGAGTGGCAGACGTACAGTGCTGTATCAGTACACGTCTATCCTAGTGGCAGACGTACTGTTGCATCAGTACACATCTATCTGAGTGGCAGATGGACTGTTGCATCAGTACACGTCTATCCGAGTGGCAGACGTACAGTGCTGCATCAGTACACGTCTATCCGAGTGGCAGACGGAGCCTGTCAAGTGCTGAGGACACTGGGAAACCCTGGGCTTTCGTCcactgcatgtgcatgtgtggctaTTAAGTGGTACATTTGGAAGGTGGCCTGACAACTGCTTCTCAAGCTAAATAGAGCCCTAGTGACCCTGCTGTGTCACCTCTGGATATTTACCTAAGAGTCAAATTTTACATTTACACCCAAACACGCAAGACAAAGCTGGGAGTATAGCTTGGTGGTAGGGTTGCCTGCTCAAAATTCAGAAGGCTTGGGTTCGAGCCTCAGCACTGTCAAAACCCATATGAGAATACCTGTAGTAACCGGATTGATACTCATCAAAATTAGAAGTGCCCACGAACAGATGAGTCGAGTACGCTGCAGGAAGTATAAAGAATCACTACCCACAGGGATCCCAAGTGCTTTAAGTCAAGGTAActgcagcaagcagcaggctgCGATGCAGTCCAAAGAGCAGTAAAGGAATGTCTGTACCAGGTGAGTGTGTGAAGGGGATTGGTCAGTGACCGGCTAGGCCAGCGGCTGATAATGAGGAAAATGGGGAGAACTGTACTCACTATAGGCTTcttttggagaaaactaattctaAATTTACTGTGGCAATGGCTGGCACAATTCTGAATATGCTAAGGCAAGCAAAACTGAACTGTACCCTTTAAATGGGTTTAATATTTCTCAAGAGAGCTAATGAAagctaaaaatgaaatgaatgaaaagaatgaataagCATGTGCTTCTTCAACAGGAGAAACCATtcaatttctgttttcatgaaagGATCGTGGAGGTCATCAGACTTATAAAGCTTAGGATGCAAAAGAGGTTTCCTGTCCAGTTAGTCATACAAGTAGGAGTACTAACTGACAAAATAAAAGATGCCTGCTATAATTTCAGTTTTAGACAGATGTCAAGCAATTGTATGATAAACATGCTCTAAATACTGTATGACATAAGActgttacaaaaatattttaagatacattgttaatcatgtgtgtgtgtgtgcacgcacatgcgtgagtgcatatgtgtgtgcagcacTTATGGAACCCAGAGGCACTGGAGTCCATGCATCTGGAGTCATTAGTGGCTGTGAACCACCTGaagtggttgctaggaattaaactcacaCCCTCTGGAAGACCAATATACACTCtctaaaccactgaaccatctatcCAGACTACTAGATATTATTCAGTATCTAAATTACAGGTTTATAGGAGAGGTTTGAATTTCCCATCATTGCATGTGGCAACCATAGATCCATATTCAATACTTCAAATTGTTCTATCCAAGAAAATGTGCAGAACCTAGATGCCTGGTCAGTGTTATATAAGCACACGAGCTCCAGTGTTACACAAGTACACGGGCTTCAGTGTTACACACGTACACGGGCTTCAGTGTTACACAAGTACACGGGCTTCAGTGTTACACAAGCACACGGGCTTCAGTGTTACGTAAGTACCTGGGCTCAGTGTTTTACGTTGTGCTTCTCAAGTGAAATTTGAAGAAATGGTTTGCATTTTTAAACTTTCTCAtgtctaaaatacattttcttactAAGATAAAATAACTTAAAGGGATAATGTTTGATAAATACTTCTACAATTCTTTAATTACAATTAAAGTTGCTACAGAAACTTGAAGCCTGGTAAATCTACATAATTACTATTGCAGATGTAATATGAAGGGTGACTTTTCTGCTGTCTCTGAGTATGACAGAAAAGTCTGATTTTCTGGATGATGATAAACATAACATACATATTACCTTTAGCTTTGAAATTGCTCCAGTATTTAAGATTCTTCTTATTACAAATTAGTTTCAGAGATTTTGGGAacttaaaaaaagcaaacaaggctttccatctggatttggtggcacatatctttaccATGAATttaggaagccaaggcaggaggactgctacaagttcaaggacagccccagtacctagtgagaccctatttcaaaaccaGTTGATAATAACAAAGCCTTTCAGAGAGTGACAGGATATCAGTAGCCCTGGCCTAACTGAATCCCAATGGTAAATTTGACTTTGTAGTTTGTCTAGTGAACAAACTTTTCAGCAACATCACTAAAACCTAGATGGCATGTATTACATTTTATGTGTAAGTTTAAAATATGTTGCAATTTTAGGAGCCTCTATCATTGAAGCTGGGACCTCAGAAAGTTACAAGAATAATAAAGCAAAACTGTACTGGCATGGGATAGCGATCTTCAACTATGAGACTCCTCCAGACATGATCCTTCAGGTAAGCGCAAAGTAGGACGACATCACGTCTACCTTAAGATGTtgttatagggctggagagatggctcagtggttaagagcactgactgttcttccagaggtcctgagttcaaatcccagcaaccacatggtggctcacaaccatctgtaaagggattctatgccctcttctggtgtgtccgaagacagttacagtgtactcatacattaaataaataaacaaacaaataaatctttttttttaaaaaaaaaaagatgttataaAACATCATGGTTGTATTAATGTTTAACATGGAGGCAAAAACATTCACACTGCCTACAGATCCTAGATACTTCTTACATTTCTACACTATACACTGTACAAATAATCTTAGGGTACTAAACTATTATTAATTATGACAGTATAAAGATCAGAATACTAGACTTTATTTACCAGAACATCTAATTCCATCCCTTTAATTTTCATTGATTCTGTGACTTCCCTTGTTCACTGTAAACTTCAGGCATTTAACAAACATTTGTGAAAAGGGACTGTCCTGCAAACACCAGCCTGGCATTAAGTGGTATGCCAATCATACACCCTCACAGGGTTGACTGTATATAGTAGAAACTTCCACTGAGCCTTTCATTCACTCAGAAAGATCATGGCAGTCAACACACTATGAGCCGCATGTCAGAAGTTGTTTTCAAATTGAAAAGTATATTCAGAGACAAGTCTCCATTCTCTTCTTGCCAGGCTACAATTTTACATctagtaaaagaaatattttgtttttcttctttatcaccAGGACCTCCATCATCATTATCCACAATTATCACCAGCCCTATCAACCATCAATAGAATCAACCTCATGTCCCATACCACCATCACTGTCAGCTCTGTCACTGGCATTACCTCTACCATAGACACCATTGCCTGCTAACtcatcaccaccatcagcaccatcaAAACCATCATCAATCAATCACCATCAGCACTATCAGCACCATCATCAATCACcatcaacaccatcaccaccNTCACCAATCACCATcatcaacaccatcaccaccatcaccaatcACCTTCATCNTCATCAACACCATCACCNCCaatcaccaacaccaccaccgTTTACCACCAACACAATCAGCCCCAACACCAACAGCACTTAAACCTCCAGCTTCCTTATAGCTCTCAGTCTAGCCTAGcagtgaaagaaaacatgctGCTGAGACAGCAGCTCCAGTGAACAGAAGCATAAAGTGCTCTGGATGAACAACCAGTCCTAGGCCGTTTGAGAAGGTCTGCTATTTGATCTGTGTCCTGAGGCTTCATGCTCTAGTCTTAAGGACTTTGCAGTTGCTAGGGGTGAGGTGCTCAGTATGGAAAGGTTAGATCTATGTGTACAGAAAAGAGattcatttaatgttttctttctagcCAGATGTCCACCCAGGGAAGTGCTGGGCCTTTCCAGGTTCCCAGGGTCACATCCTGATTAAGCTCGCCAGGAAGATCATCCCGACAGCAGTTACCATGGAGCACATCTCGGAGAAGGTGTCCCCTTCCGGAAACATCTCGAGTGCACCCAAGGAGTTCGCTGTCTATGTGAGCAGCTATCTAAATCTGTCATTCAGAGTGGGTTGATGTAGAGGGGGTTTGACTGGGGTCGAGGAGCTAGACTGGTATCTTTGGAGATTGAATCTAGGGCCTCTTGTAGGTCAAGCTAGCAACTCTGCTACTGACCTGTACCCCCAGTCCTGGGCTCACCTTTTAATTGTGCACTAAGTGCTTGTATCTCTGACTTCTAGAGCTTTTGTGTAGTTATGACTGAGAAGATTGGACTATCTATGTTTGACTTTATATTACTACTTTACAACTAAAAAGCTATACATGTATACCCGAAATGTTGTCTATTTAGATAAACATCACAATTAACTGTATCGGTAGATATTTAAAGGATCTGCTCTATGCTTCTGGCAGGTGGGAGTGTGTCTCTacacctgcccaagagctctggattcacgagtgaaatacacacacacacacacacacacacacacacacacacacacaggccagcaGTGCAATGGCTGGGCGTCTCCCTAACTCCATGAGGCTAACCCACTTTCCCCTCCGACATTCCTGTGTTATACTTGctaaatctgtatttcatctctgctatcTCAGTCCCAATGGGGGAGTGGCCCCTCGACCACTTTCAGATTCTTACAAGTCCTCAGGCCTTTAACTCTGATCTCTGTTTCCCAGTCATGGTGATTctgctcctccttcttcccttcatcccttcTGAAAGTCCCGCCTTCGTCTCAACCATTGGCTGTTAGTAactttattgaccaatcaaaaaccaattggggaagGGATCCTCAGACACATAGATTCCCATGTGATTTGGGGAGCCAAATttagacaaagcattagaaccaacaATTAACCTTACTACTTCTTCTCCCTGATCCCAATTCTTGTTGTCTCAAAGCTTTGACTAACAACAACTTATTCAGATTAACAATCTGTTAATGAGATACCtgcttctgtattttcttttaatgttatttattgaCTTTTCAGTGTTGGCTATTAGGCTCTTCTCCAATAGAAGATGAACAGCGCCTCTTTTCTGTGGCTCTGCCATCCAAtatccttgtctttaaaaaacaggTGTATAGAGAAATAATGTACAGAGCATGTGACCCTCCTATTTGAAGCCGTTCTTCAGTCTCTTTAACATTCACAATTACATAGCCACCACCACAATGTTAGAACATTTTTGCTGCCTCCCAGAGGAGACTGATGCTGTTTAATTTTTACTTCCCATCCCCATCGCATCCTTAGGCCCTGGCAACCACTAATGCTGATGCATGAATTCACCTATTCTGGACATTATCATCATCATACTGTATGCACTAGTGAATGATTGACAGAGTACTTCCAAGATTTAGCTATGTTATAGCAGATGGCAatatttgacttttcttttgaaaccaaagaataaatacTTGATTGCTTCTATTTTACTTATCCATTACTTGGAGGACATCTGAGTTATTTGCAGGGTTTGGGCTTTTATGAATAAtaagaatgtaaatatttgtgtgcaAGGTTTTACCATGGGTGTTGGGTTTCGTTTCTATGAAATACATATTGGATTGGAACTCCTAGATCTGTGTTTCATGTTTACTCTCTGAGGGGATTTGTgactttttgttcatttgtttcagtCAGTGGTCAATTCAGTGTTGCTTACTGTTGAGCTACTTTCTGTTCACGTTTTAAAGATTTCCAAAGGTATTTGTCACCATTTGTCTGACTTGCTCCCTTTGGCACATTTCTGTTTCTAATACGTTCATCAGAGGTGCATGTTCTCCCACTGTTTATTCTGGTCAGATAAACAgtgcttccctctctccctccttccttcctctcggCCACCCCTTTGGAACACTTCTACAGTCTGGCTCCCATGTAATGATGCAGATGAGCCTGATGTATGGCAGTTACTGTGGGGCCTCATTCCTGCATCCTGAAGTCTGTTTCTCTTGTACCCTTTCTGATTTATGTTCCATCTCTGAAAGACTGTATCTCGCTTAATTTAACTCttacataaaaattttcatttcctcCATAATTATACTAAGACTTTGGTTTCCACAGATATTGCTTATTTAGTGTCTAACCATTTTCTTTCATGTCTGCAGTAAAGTCTTCTTTGCATCTAAAAATACTAATTGGCATCGGAGTTTTGTTTCATCTTCTGTTTGTTTACAGGGTCTCTGTTGATCTTATAAGTAGCTCTCCTTGAATGTCTCCATACTCCTTTGAAGCCCAGGCACACTGTCCAGTTGACTCTGAAAGGATTGCTGCCTATGGGAAGTGTCAACTGGGCTGGTTTGCTGGCTCCTGCTGGGGAGGAATTGCACAGGGCAGACCTCAGCTACATAACTTGCTGGCTCAGGAAGAGAGCTCTGGCATGGGGTGGCAGTGGGCAAGGACTGTCATGGACTGAGGGCTACCAGGGATTGTTGAAATGATCTCAGTCCCTCCCCTCCATGTCCTCTAGCATACCATGGCCCAGATCCTGAGTCTTTCTGGGCCTGCAACCTAAATCCCTGCAGTGCTAGTGCCACCTCAAGCCACAGGaatctgtgtttctctctgctgCCCTTTGACCTTCCCCCTggattttgtctgtttgtctaaTCCTATTTTTTCCTCAAAGGCTTAGGCCCTACCTCTGTCCTTTGATACCACTGGCTAGAGGAGGGTATAGCCCACTTCCTGTGTCCCTGATGCTTCTCATTCTAGATTGCTGAGGCTTCCTGACTCAAGCCCCTCATAGTCACATTCATGGCAGTGTTGAGTTAGGGATGAGTTTTGACTGGCCCTGCCTGTATGTGTTTACACACTACTCTTCCTGATTAGCAGGCACTCCAGCTGGTTCCTCCAGGCAAAAACCACTTAGCAATAATGAGTACTTCCCTTGTTTCTTCTGCATTACAGAATTGATGAACCAAGGGCTTCCTCTGTTGCTCTTCGCTCTTGGCCCTACTACatagagacagggtctgtcactgaactgGAAACTTGTCATCTTGGtaaggcttgctggccagtgggTTCTCAGATTCTATCCATCTCAGACCCCTGATGTTCAGGTTACAGGCACAGGCAGCCTTATCCAGATTTTTAcaggggtgctggggatttgaacgcAAGTCTTCAAGCTTACATAACAAGCaatattaaccactgagccatctccccagctccagcacATGCGATTTCAGGTGAACATGAGCACCTGCATCCATTTCTTTCAACCAAGAATCCACTCATTTCAACTTCTGTACCTGTTGTTTTCTTTGCAGGGCGTTATGAAGAAATGTGAAGGAGAAGAAATATTCCTAGGTCAATTTATCTATAACAAAATGGAAGCAACTATTCAAACATTTGAGCTCCAGGTAATTATCCAGTGGGAAATGCTAAGTTACGTTTGATTTCATCACTAAGAGGGATTTGCTGGAATTGCTACTGACAACAGTCGTGGCATAAACCCAAGCCAAAGCCCAAGCAAAATGAGGCCATCATAACTTCCATCCTTTGCTTCAAACACTGGCATGTATTTTAATACACATCATTTAAATGTATGTTATTGGTGCACGATTAATCGTAAGACATGTACAATTTCAAAGGCAATTTTTAACTCATTCTCACTTGTTATTTCCCCAGATATTAAATTTCtcagtcctttttaaaaaaaaaaatagttcacacagcacatacacaggAAGCAATCTCCCACATGCGCAAGTCAGTTTGCTAGTGATTGTCTCATCAACCCTTAATAAATGGTTTGACTTTGAAGGCATAATATGAGGctgcaagagggagagaggaactcaGTCAGTATTTAGTGCTAAATAACATAGGTAAGATTTCTCTTCCTAAGTCAAGGAGGGAAACACCAACTGTTAACTGATACTGAACTGCACTAACGTGTAAGATATATCTCATTAGCACTGAGTTAACCACAGTAACTGGAGGGATGTAGAAAATGTCTCACACTATGGAAGGATAAGTGTTTATGATACTTCTTGGTCAACAATGAAATCGATCCGAGCCACCCTCTCCCTGTGCCCCAACCAAGAGCCCAAATAGCTCTTTATATACAATGATCTCACACACAGAATCACACCATCAatggaaaaaatgttttagagAAACAAAAGACTGTACTAAGCACCTACAGACTTTCCTTGTTAATGTATATTAGACACTACAACATAGCAGCTATTTACATCGCATTTGCACTCTGTTCAAGATTATGAAAAGTCTTGAGATGGAACTACATGGAGAGCCAATCCTGACTTATATGCAAATATTATGCCATTTTATATAGAGATCTTGAACACCCATCAACAGGAGGTCCTGGATGCCATTCTTCTAGATACCAAAGGATAACTGACTATCCTAAATTAACACATTTGTAGAGTTTTATGTCTGATTTGAATATTTGTGCATGCTTGGACTCATATTTAGCTTTAGGTTTTGTTGaggttgtgtttatttttgttttagatattattttatgaaacagGATCCTACTTatgttagcccaggctagccttcaactcacGCTTCTTTTACTTTAGTCTTCACAGGTTTTAAAGGTCTAGTTTTCATAGAACTCTCACATCAGTGGCACAGCAGCAAGTGGGAGGAGAGACAAAAGCACTGAGAGCAATTGGTGTAGCTAGATCTCCTGAGTATCTTCATCCCCCTATATTTACCCACTCGTgggatctttctttctcttttcttttctttttccagtgacTCATTTCCCCATCCATCAGAGCACTATTTAAATGTGCTTGtgttagggaagaaaggaggtTCCACATTATTATGTCAGCATTCATTAGAATTCAGAGGAATTCATTCGGCATTCAGAGGAACCTTTATAAgtcattcatgttttcttttctttgtttccagaATGAAGCTTCTGAATCGTTGCTATGTGTAAAACTTCAAATCCTTAGCAACTGGGGACATCCAAAATATACGTGTTTGTACCGATTTAGAGTCCACGGCATCCCCAGTGATTACACTTAGAAGAGCTGGTGCAGAAGGCAGTGGCTGTGCAGCCAGAATGCCCAAGGATGCTTACTATCTCCTTACGTCAGATTGCTCCCCTAAGAGTCAAAGATTGGGAGTGAGAAGGAAACCCCAAACTCATTCTTACTAGGCATTAATAAGTGAATGAATTTtactagttaaaaaaaatgaaagtcaatCCAACACCCTTTGGTAGTTCACTTTGAGCGTCGGAGGTGAATTTGTAGACTTTGCTTTTATGTCAGTCCACCCTGGTGATACCCATAATCCATTAACGGTTAACCGAGAGCAGAGCTATAATCACCGCTTAGTTCCCCCACCCTCTAACATTTATAACAGGAATTACACAAGGGAGGGAGCAAACCATATAAACATAACATctgagcaaaacaaagcaaatggctTGGAACAATTATCTAGCCATTAAGAGAGTgaaattgcttttttgtttattactTTACAATGTGATAAATCCCAAATAGAACACAGTAAAATATTTACAAGTGGGTAATGAAACCATAAAAACCTTAATAAACCCAGAGCTGATTCCTGTATGATATTAGATAGAGGAACCcacaaaagcacaaaaataatacataaataatggCACTGCAAATAAAACCTTAAGATGGAAACATATCTGCCACTTGTATTACAAAGGCTAGTCTTTAACACATTCTCAAGGCAGCAACTCTAACAACCCTTCACAGAATTTCTAAACAGTTGATTAGTCTGCAGAATGTTCAACCTATGTGCACCCTTTCAGCCAAAACTGGTTCACATGGTCCTCGCCCACCAAATATTAGTCTGTCTCCTCCTGGGTTGCATGCAATTCTCCCTCTCAAGTCTTCCTCCCTCTGCACTTTACCTAAGTGTTCTAACACATTGCAcaaatgcagttttaaaaacCTACGGAATGTATTGATGTATTTTTATCTGACATTCGCAAGATGAAGAGTCAGTTGAAAAACTGCTTGAGCAGAAATACACGACTTAGGTGAGGATGGTCCTCAAAAAGACATTTGCTCATGGCACCTCTACAGTAtgagtttctgcttcagttttctcaggtaaaaaataagacaaatattgACTTCCATATTTGCTGTAGAACTTCTAAGTGATGCCAGGTTCTTTCCCTCTGGGGCATTTTTTCCAACACTAACTGTTAACAAGCCTGTAAATAAATTAGTCTCTCCTCCGCCCCTGAGACTAGTGAAGATGATCAGGCATGTGACAGGCACTGTCATCCCAGTTTTGGGTGACAGTAAAGGCATGCAACTAACCCAAGTGGTATATCTCTGCAGCTCTAAGGGACTTCCCTGACCTCCAACTGTATATACTGAGTGACATTCTATGTGCAGTGTATTTCCTTTCCTAAGCCAAGATCAGGTAAGATGTTTTCCTCCCTGATAAGTAAACATAACACCAGCATTGCTCTGCAGATTCTCCTGTGACTGAATTGCTCACCCTGGAGGTTTGGcctttataaaatcaaaaatccATTTACTAGCTAGATGGAAAATAACAAGCAGATATTGCAGTGGAAAATGCTCTGGTACATATTACTTCTGGAACTCTCGGGTGGTTTTTTTGACAAaatcatttggaaagaaaatatggaaatgtcAATATATTTAATTATCAATTCTGAAATCATTAGCTTCACTTTAAAATCCTACTTAGCTTAATTGTTAGAATGCATAATATTAGAATTTTCAACTATGAAAGGTTTTTAGAGCTTTCTTGTATACTTGTTGAGTAAAATTCTTATATTACTTGAGACTCATCAATAAGGAACAATATCATCATGTACATCTcttaggaatattttaaaaatatgttgccattttattacataatattaaggtatttaaaataaagatcagATACAATGGCCCTGcttacaaaatttatttaaatacagtCTTTAGGAACTGGggcaatggctcagtgagtaaagcccTTGCCTTGAATCACAGGAAACCAAGTTGGAATCCTCacttagaatacacacacacacacacacagacacacacacacatacacacacaaacacacaagccaaATGGATTTAGCAAATATTTGTGATTCTTTTGTTCCTACCGTGAAGTGGGAGACAAAGATATATTCTCCAGGAGCTATGCTCCAGCTAGTCTGGGCTATTCATCAACTGATAGCaaagagagagcctgcctcaaacaCGGTGGAAGTTAAGTACTGAAACCAGAGATTCCCCCTTTGACCTTCACGTGAGCTCCAAGGCGTGGATGGCTCTGTGtccgtgcatgcacacacagacaacacagcCTCTAACCACACAATATATGTAACAGTTGCCTTACTTCATGTATCATTTGATAtttcaaaattcatgatatttGGCTTGCCAGCCACTTGTATGTTAGAGTGTAGGCTAGAGTATAGCTTCGTGTtatctatatttttctatttttcacttTACCAGTAATCTGCACTACCAGCTGTTTTATTAATATCTTCATTCTGTGTTCTGTTAAAGACCGTTttataaaaaattctttatttgctGTTTTTGTGTGAAAGTGAACATGCTCATTTCATGGTGCACATGCAGAAGTCAGCAACTTTCAGAATTACACCTGGTATCCCAGGGCCCAAACTCAGGCCTTTGTGCTAAATACTTCTACCTGCTGGATTCCATCTTTGTGGATGGAATGCTTTTACATATGTGGCAAAGGACCTTAAGAATATTTTGTTGTTTGGATATGTGGTGCATTGGAAGAGTGCTTACTTAGAAAGTGGAAAGGCTTGAAGCGGGTGTTAATCCCAATATTCTGGgtttaaaatccttttaaaacaaTTCTAAGACTACTACATtaagaaggtttttgtttgtttatggtgctgggattaatgcGAAAATCACAATCCTTTTCAGTTggtgtcctcccctcccctcccctcccctcaggtCTCCAACCTGAGATCCTCTTGCCTAAGCAGCCCCATTAGCCAGCCTAATAAGAATTTATAggttcctttctgtttctattgagaCAACGATGCAGAATTATTACTTCACTACATATGTTTTTAGAGGTAAACTACTAAGTAAAgagttcaaaacaaaaacaaaacaaaacaaaaaaaggtctggttagatggctcagcggctaagagcacccgactgctcttctaaaggtgcagagttcaaatcccagcaaccacatggtggctcaaaccatccttaactgtctgaagacagctacagtgtacttacatataataaataaataaaataaaataaaccaaaacaaaaaaagagttcaaagttTTAAAGACATTTCAAACAGTTTTTCGAAACCTAAAATTCTAGGTTGCCAGGCATTTAAACTTCTCAGAGCCATTTCCCTGCAGCGGACGTGAGAGTCCGGGTGGAGGTACTGGGAGGTAGCGGGCGGGCGAACCTTTGTCCGGGGCGGGCGGTGGGCGGACCTCTCCGGCCGCACCATCCCCCGCGGAACCTCCGTGCCCGAGCCCAGGTTTCCCCGCCGGGTTCGCTCAGGGAGGGACTTTTGTCCGCCTTGGACCGCCGCCGCCTACGGCCTGGTATCCGCCATGAAGTTTCGCGCCAAGATCGTGGACCTGGCTTGTCTGAATCATTTCACACGTGAGCGGGCAGGGCTGCGGGGAGCGAGCGGAGAGTGTGGCCGCAGCCCCTGTGAGAGGACGGGCGGGGGGAGGGCGGCCCTGAGAGGGACCTTGCCTTTGCAGCCCTCGGGCACGCACCCCTCCTTCCGCCCGGAGTCTGCCTAACCTTGCTAGCGGATCTGGGCTGCAGTACCCGGCGGCGCCTGGCTCCCGGTTGTCAGTTGTCTTCTGAGActtgtttctttattctgttaACGTTTTGAACTCTGCTGCTGTGGGCTGTGTACCTCGCAGGGTTGTTGGGAGACTGGCAGGATGTCAGCAGCATTGAGATGCAAGCGTGATCTGTGAGCTACAGGTTCTTGCAAGACGTAGACCTGTAGGCTCCTCGGTGAGCTTAGTGACGGTTTACCCCCTCTCGCTGTATAGGAGTCAGTAACATGATAGCCAAGCTT is part of the Mus pahari chromosome 13, PAHARI_EIJ_v1.1, whole genome shotgun sequence genome and encodes:
- the Sun3 gene encoding SUN domain-containing protein 3 isoform X2 produces the protein MSKEQQELLKKERQTLENYSRQILFLNEQIDVLEALLKDMKDGAHNHSLPVHRKAVQDQAMDDVLDEEISNLVHYVLKKYRGDQIQLADYALKSAGASIIEAGTSESYKNNKAKLYWHGIAIFNYETPPDMILQPDVHPGKCWAFPGSQGHILIKLARKIIPTAVTMEHISEKVSPSGNISSAPKEFAVYGVMKKCEGEEIFLGQFIYNKMEATIQTFELQNEASESLLCVKLQILSNWGHPKYTCLYRFRVHGIPSDYT
- the Sun3 gene encoding SUN domain-containing protein 3 isoform X1, producing the protein MLTQSWKILLSTVCISTFLLVGLLNHQWLTETEFPEKLRQLYTVIAKYGYRLHNYQARLLMSKEQQELLKKERQTLENYSRQILFLNEQIDVLEALLKDMKDGAHNHSLPVHRKAVQDQAMDDVLDEEISNLVHYVLKKYRGDQIQLADYALKSAGASIIEAGTSESYKNNKAKLYWHGIAIFNYETPPDMILQPDVHPGKCWAFPGSQGHILIKLARKIIPTAVTMEHISEKVSPSGNISSAPKEFAVYGVMKKCEGEEIFLGQFIYNKMEATIQTFELQNEASESLLCVKLQILSNWGHPKYTCLYRFRVHGIPSDYT